Part of the Arthrobacter gengyunqii genome is shown below.
TCTTGGCCAGCTGGGTGGTGATCTGGTTGAAGCCGGGGAAGACGAAGCCGTCGAACTGAATCTCGCAGACGGGCCGGTAGCCGCGCAGTGCAAGACCGATGGCCGTGCCGATGATGCCGGATTCCGCCAGCGGCGTGTCCATCACGCGGTCGGCGCCGAAGTCCGCTTTGAGTCCTTCGGTCACGCGGTATACGCCGCCAAGGTCGCCAATGTCTTCACCCATCAGCAGCGTTTTTGGATTCTGCTCCAGCCCTGCCCGCAGGCCTGCGTTGATGGCCTTGGCCATGGTCATGGTGCTCATTCGGTGGGCTCCTCGGGGTCCGCAAAGCCGGCTTCATACCGGCGGTGGAATTCCAGTTCCTCCTGGATCAGCGGATGCGCTTCGGCGTAGACGTCGGTGAAGGCGTCAGCGAATCCGGGCGATGACATGCCCAGCACATCTTCCCGCAACTTGTCCGCCATGGCCTGGCCGTCCGCTTCGAGCCCCTCGAAGAACTCATCGTCTGCAAGGCCTGCGGCACGGAGGTGCTTCTCCAGCCGGCTCAGCGGATCACGTGAGATCCAGGCTTCTTCGTCGGCGCTGAGACGGTACTTCGTGGGGTCGTCGGCGGTCGTGTGGGCACTCATCCGGTAAGTGAACGCCTCGATCAATACGGGTCCTTTGCCGGAACGGGCGTGTTCCAGGGCCCAGCTGGTGACGGCCCGGACGGCGATGACGTCATTGCCGTCCACCCGGATGCCCGGGAACCCATAGCCCTTGGCGCGGTTGGCGAGGGGAATGCGTGACTGCACTTCAGTGGGCACGGAGATGGCCCAGTGGTTGTTCTGGCAGAAGAAGACCACGGGCGCGTCATAGGAGGCCGCGAAAACCATGGCCTCGTGGACATCCCCCTCGGAGCTGGCCCCGTCGCCGAAGTAAGCCACGGTGGCGGCTTCCGGCAGCTGCGGATCCATCTTCCGGTCCCGCGCCATGCCCATGGCGTACCCCACGGCGTGCGGAACCTGCGCAGCCAGGACCAGGGTGTAGAGATGGAAGTTGGCCTCGGCGGGGTTCCATCCGCCGTGGGACACACCGCGGAACCGGCGCAGGAGAGAGGACAGTTCCAGACCTCGGGTCAGCGCAACGCCGTGCTCCCGGTACGTGGGAAAGACGTAGTCCTGGGGCTGCAGGGCACGGCCGGAACCGATTTGCGCCCCTTCCTGCCCCGTCATCGGCACCCACATCACCAGCTCCCCCTGACGCTGCAGGGCCGTGGCTTCCTGATCGAACCGGCGGATGGTGAACATGTCGCGGTACAGGCCGCGAAGCTCCTCGGCGCCCAGTTCAGCGGCGTAGGCGCCATAGGGTCCGTGCAGGAGAAGCTCACCCTCGGGGCTGAGCATCTGCACCATCTCCGGGGCGGCCTCCCTGTCCAGGGAGCCGCGGCCCGCGTTGCCGGCCTCGTCTTCGGGCAGGCGCGAAGAATCGGCCTCCGCCCGGACAGCCAGGTCCTTCAGATCCATGCTTACTCCTCGCCGGCGGTCCGCGACCTGCCCCGCGCTAGATATATGCCGCACAAGGAATAGATCACGGGTGCGGCATATATGTGGAACATCCTCCACTTAGCCTAACGAGGGACGGGTCCCGGTCCGCACTTAGGACACGCTAGGAAACCCGTGGTCCCTTTGTATAAGTCGCACAGAGGGCAAGGAATCTTGTGTTGGCTTCGTCTTCGCCGATCGTGACCCGGATCCCCTCGCTGCCGAACGCCCTCACAGCCAGCGCCTGCTGCTCGGCCAGCGCTGCAAACCCGGGGGTATCCTCCCCAAGCTCAAGCCAGACGAAGTTCCCCTGCGCGTCGGGAATGCGCCATCCGAGTTCCCTCAAACCGTCGACGACGCGTGTCCGCTCCTGAACCAGCCCTTGTATTCTTTCCACAAGTTCCCCGTGGTGCCGCAGGGAAGCCACGGCGGCCGTTTCGGCAAGCTGGGAGACCGCAAACGGCACAGCGGCCACCCGCAGATACTGGGTTACGGGCGGGTGCGACACGGAGTAGCCGACACGCAGCCCCGCCAGCCCGGCACCCTTGGAGAAGGTCCGCAGCACCACCACGTTGGGGTGTCTCCGGTACATGTCGATGCCGTTGACGGCGTCGGGATCCCGGACAAAGTCCTCATACGCTTCGTCGATCACCACCAGCACGTCCGACGGCACCTTGGCCAGGAAGTCCTCAACCTGTACGGATGTCAGGGCGGGGCCGGTGGGGTTGTTGGGCGTGCACAGCAGGATGACGCGGGTCCGGGAGGTGACAACGGCCGCCATGGCTTCCAGGTCATGGGTGCCGTCTGCACGCAGCGGCACCTGTACGCTGTCCGCTCCGGACAGTCCCACACTGATGGGGTAGGCCTCGAAGGAGCGCCACGGGTAAATGACCTCATCCGGAACGCCGTATTCGTCCTGTCCGGCGAAGGTGGCAAGGATCTGGTTCAGCGCTCCCAGGCTGCCGGCACCGGTGACGATGTCCTCGGCCGGCACATCCAGAAAAGCCGAGAGTTCGGTCCGCAGGGCCGTGGACAACGGATCCGGGTACCGGTTGATGTCCTGCCGGTTGCCGAGAGCTTCAAGCACGGCCGGCAGCGGCGGAAACGAATTCTCGTTGGAGGACAGCTTGTAGCTCTGCAGTCCGTCGATGACCGCCGGCGGTTTGCCCGCAGTGTAGCGGGGCAGCTTCCCCATCACAGTGCGGGGGCGGATCTCGGGTGCCCGGACGTCGGCGGCGTTGGTGTCCTTTTCGGTGGTGGTCATGGGCTTAACCCTAATCGCCTTCCGGCAATGGGTGATCTGGAACACTGGAACCAGTCGCCGCCGCACGCTCCGCGTCTTGGGCGTGCGGATATGTCAGCATGGAGCCATGCGCTTCCTGATTCAGATCATCATCAATGCCCTCGCCCTGTATGTCGCGGCATGGCTGCTCCCCGGCATCACGATCATCGAAACGGGCGGCGCCGTGACGGGCAGCCCCACCGTCGATCTTGTGCTGGCTTTCCTGTTCATTGGACTGCTGTTCGGCATTGTCAACGCGCTCATTCGGCCAATCGTCAAACTGCTGGCGCTGCCGCTGACCATTCTGACGCTTGGGCTTTTCACGATCATCATCAACGCGGGAATGCTCATGCTGACTTCCTGGCTGAGCAGTTACACCCCGGTTGATTTCAGCGTGGATTCCTTTTTCTGGACCGCGATCCTCGCGTCAATCATCATCAGCCTGGTGTCCATGGTGGCCGGTGCACTGACGGGGACCCGCCGCTAGCGGGGGGGTGCCTGCAGCGAGGGCGACGGCGTTGGCCCGGTGCGAACGGACGGTGTCTTCGAAGGTTTCGCCGGAGGTTTCCTCGAGAACCTGAAGAGGCCCCTCGCAGCAATTGACGAGGGCGGGATGATTTCTTGCAGATATCCCAGGGATTCCTGCAAGGACGGGTCTTTACTGACATCCGCCTGATCGGCCAGCCCCAGATAGACGTCCAGGTCATGTGCCGGCCCGAGTCCGTCGAGGGCGGCATCCTCAGGAACCGGAGTCCGGCCGGTCACCGTGATCCGGTCGGGGGTGTCGGGGTTCAGCGTTCCATCCGCGCCGGGAACCCAATCCTGGTAGTGCTCCAGATGGAGGACTGAAATCCCGGCCGGCGTGTTCCTGCCCCCCGCGGGGGCGCCTGCCGTCACCACCATCTCAACGGAGAATTCTCCCGACTCTGCCAGCCGTGCTCCGGTATTCACGGCATGGATCCCGCCTTGGCTGTAACCCACCAAAATGACCGCATCCCCTGCCGAGGCTCCCGCCTGCCGCAGAGCCTCCGCGACGGCATCGGCCACATATTGGCTGTCCTGCGCACGGCCCTCCGCGTTCCCATAGATGTCAAAGGGATTCGGTCCCACCGTCATGTTGCCGCTGTCCTGCATGCCGGGCAGGGTGACAATCCGGACGCGTCGTTCCCCCTCCTCCACGGTCAGGATTTCAACCACGCCCCGGTCGGATCCATCCAGCAGGCGTTTTGACCGTTCCAGCAGACCCCGGGCTGATCCCGTAAGCGGAACCGGCTCCCCGGTGGCCCCCAGCTCGGTAACGTTGATGGGGCGAAGTTCTCCGAATCTGCCGTCCGCGAGCCGCTCCAGCAACTTCTCGATGAGGAACCCGTCAAACGGCGGCACCACCAATTCGCTGACACTTCGCTCGGGAAAACCGCCTCCGCCTCGCCGCCAAAGTTCAATTCCGGTCGGAACTCCCACCGCCAGCCAGGAAATTGCCTTTTCCACCCGCCCCTCCGCCTCCAGATAGTTTCGGGCGGCACAGCGAAGATCAACGGCGGCTTCCGCCAGCTCGTGCCGGTTCCGGGCGAGGCCTTGGATGACGAGCTCCGCAGCCCCGGCGGCATGACGGGCATGGGAGTGCCCCGCCCCCGTTCCGCTCAGCAGCAGATACATTTCCATGCACCTGGACCGCAGGGAGGTGAGCTGCGTGACCGTTTCCTCCAAGGCACCGGCCACCGATTCCAATTCCCGATACTCCACCGTGAGTCCGTGGGTGCCGCCCCGGACATGGATTCCGGCCGCGGAATTGTCCTCCGGGGACCACCGAGACGGCACCTACGGCACCTCATAACCCTGGGCCCGGATTTCTTCCACATGCCGTGCAACGGCTTCAGCACAGACTCTCAGATCCTCCAGCGTCGTTGAGACGTATTTGATGTGCTGCCCCAGGAGTGCCGTAAATTCGCTGGCAGCCGGGGAATACCAGTCCATCCGGATGAGTGCCGGCAGGCCCTGTTCGATTCCAGCCAAATCCTCCACCGCCTTGGTGACGTATGCGGCGGCCTGCCCTGCAGCGTAGACATCGCGCGGATTAACGACCATCAATTCCACAGACATCGCGATCAACTGCCTCCATTCGTGCCGTGCCGAACATTCGTCCGGCAGTCGCCGCTCCAGTTCTTTCATGTTCCGGCCGCCAAACGGTGTTGCCGGATTTGGCTGGGGAGAGTGTCCCCCGTCGTCACTGTGCAACGGTCCTGTGGAGGACAAGCGAAGGCGCCACCGGACGGGGTGCATGGACGGGACACGGCCTGCGGCCCGTAGCCATGTCACAGAGCGGGACGGTCCACCGGAACATGAAAGAATTAGCGCATGGCTGAAACCGCTGCTCCCCGCGTCCCCCTTGCCTCCGTCACTCCCGCCATTGCCCTTGGCCCGCTGGACGGCCGCTACCGCGGCGTCACGGCACCGCTGGTGGACTACCTGTCTGAAGCGGCCCTGAACCGCGACCGCACGCACGTGGAAGTGGAGTGGCTGATCCACCTCACCTCCAACTCCGTGCTGCCGGGCACCTCCCCGCTCAGCGAAGGGCAGCAGGCACAGCTGCGCGAAATCGTCACCGGCTTCGACGGCGCCTCCATCACGGAACTGGCCGAGATTGAGCAGGTCACCGTCCATGACGTGAAGGCCGTGGAATACTACATCGGCCGCCGGCTGGCAGCGATCGGCATCGAGAACCTGACCGCCCTGGTGCACTTCGGCTGCACCTCCGAGGACGTCAACAACCTCTCCTACGCGCTGGGCGTCAAGGGTGCCGTGGAAAACGTGTGGCTGCCCGCCGCCCATGACCTGGTGGACCGGATCACCGTCATGGCCGAAGAAACCCGCTCCGTGCCGATGCTCTCGCGCACCCACGGCCAGCCGGCTACGCCCACCACGCTGGGCAAGGAACTGGCCGTCACTGCGCACCGCCTCACCCGCCAGTTGCGCCGGATCGAAAAGACCGAGTACCTGGGCAAGATCAACGGTGCCACCGGCACCTATGCCGCGCATTACGCTTCAGTGCCCGACGCCGACTGGCAGCAGGTGGCCCGCAGCTTCGTGGAGGGGCTGGGCCTGACCTGGAACCCGCTCACCACGCAGATTGAGTCCCACGACTGGCAGGCCGAGCTCTACGCGGACATGGCCCGCTTCAACCGGATCCTGCACAACTTCTGCACGGATGTGTGGAGCTACATCTCCATTGGCTACTTCAAGCAGATTCCGGTGGCCGGCGCCACGGGTTCGTCCACCATGCCGCATAAGGTCAATCCGATCCGCTTCGAAAACGCCGAGGCCAACCTGGAGATTTCCAACGGCCTGCTGGACACCCTGGCCTCCACCCTGGTGACGTCCCGCTGGCAGCGCGACCTCACGGACTCCTCCTCGCAGCGCAACATCGGCGTGGCCTTTGGCCACTCCGTGCTGGCCATCTCCAACGTGGCCAAGGGTCTGGAGCGCCTGGATGTGGCCGACGATGTCCTCGCCGCGGATCTGGATACCAACTGGGAGGTGCTCGGCGAAGCCATCCAGATGGTGATGCGCGCCGAGGCCATCGCCGGCGCCCCCGGCATGGAGAACCCGTACGAGCGGCTGAAGGACCTGACCCGCGGCCACCGCGTGGACGCGGAACGGATGCGCGAATTCGTCACCGGCCTGGGCCTGCCCGCCGAGGCAGAAGCACGCCTGCTGGACCTCACCCCTGGCAAGTACATCGGCATTGCCGATTCCCTGGTGGACCACGTCACCAAGTAGTCAAAGAACGCACGACGACGGCGGGAGGCCGGGTTGCGAAACCCGGCCTCCCGCCGTCGTCGTTTTACGGTCCGGCGCCGTTATTGTTGGCCCATGACCGGTTTCCCGCAGCTGCTCCACACGGTTTTGGACACTACCGATGTGCGGGCGCTGGCGGAGTTCTACCGTCGGCTTCTCGGACTCCGGTACCGGCCCGGCGACGAGCCCGCGCCGGAAGACGCCCCCGACGACGTCGACTGGCTGGTGCTGACCGACGCGCACGGCAACCGCAAACTCGCTTTTCAGCACGTGGAACAGCTTGGACGGACCACCTGGCCCAGGCCTGATGTGCCCATGCAGATGCACCTTGACCTCACCGTTCCCGACCGTCAGGCGCTCGAAGACCAGCACTCCAGGGCAATGGCGCTGGGTGCTGAACTCCTTTTCGACCGTACGGATGATCCCGATGAGCCGTTATACGTCTACGCCGACCCGGCCGGGCACCCGTTCTGCATCTTTGTAGCCTGAAACGGACTCAAGGCCCCGCATTTGGGCGGCGGGCCCGTGAAAGGCAGACTGGGCGTCATGGGGTTCACGACAAAGATTCAGCGATACCTCGGCGTGGAGCCGGTAAAGGTACTCGACCAGTATGAGAAAGCATCACGCGCAGCACATTTAACGTGCCGGAGTTGCGGGGCCTTCGTCGCAGCTGAGAACCAGACGTTGCACAACAACTGGCACGCGGCCCACGACGGGTAGGGGGCTGATGCCCCTACCCGATTCGGGGTACCGGGGTTCCTAGTCCGCAGCAGCCAGCTGCCCGCAGGCGCCGTCGATCTCCTTGCCGCGGGTGTCGCGCAGGGTGGTGGGGATGCCGGCGTCGATCAGGTGGTTGATGAACTCGCGGGTCACGTGCGGTTCCGGCGAGGTCCAGATGGAACCCGGCGTGGGGTTCAGCGGAATCGGATTCACGTGCACCCAGCCGCGGCCGCGGGCGTTGAGCTTCTTGGCCAGCAGGTCCGCGCGCCACGGATGATCGTTCATGTCCTTGATCAGCGCATATTCGATCGAGACGCGGCGGCCGGTGACGCGGTAGTAGTTGTACGCGGCGTCCAGGGCCTCGTCCACCTTCCAGCGGCTGTTCACCGGAATCAGCTCGTCACGCAGTTCGTCATCCGGAGCGTGCAGGCTCAGAGCGAACGTCACCGGGATGTTCTCCTCGGCCAGCTTGTTGATTGCCGGCACCAGGCCCACGGTGGAAACGGTGATGTTCCGGGCGCTCATGCCCAGGCCCTCGGGAACCTCGGCGGCCATCCGGTGCACGGCATTCATCACGCGCTTGTAGTTGGCCAGCGGCTCGCCCATGCCCATGAAGACAATGTTCGTGACGCGCTCGGCGTCGTGCCCGCCGTCGCGGCGCTTGCCGCCGAGGCCGCCTTCCTTGATCACCCGGTTGGCCTGGACAATCTGGTCCAGGATTTCCGCGGTGGACATGTTCCGGGTCAGACCGGCCTGGCCGGTGGCGCAGAACGGGCAGTTCATGCCGCAGCCGCACTGGCTGGACACGCACAGCGTGATGCGGCCGGGGTAACGCATCAGGACGGACTCCACGAGGGAACCGTCGAAGAGCCGCCACAGGAACTTGATGGTGTCGCCGTTGTCGGTGGTGAGTCGTTTGACCTCGGTGAGCAGCGTCGGGAACATTTCCTTCACCAGGTCATCACGGCGCTCCTTGGGGAGGTCGCTCATGGCCTCGGGGTCCGTGGTGTAGTGCTGGAAATAATGCACCGACAGCTGCTTGGCGCGGAAGGCCGGAAGGCCCAGCTCCTTGAGCTTGGCCTGACGTTCGGGCAGGGTCAGGTCAGCCAGGTGGACCGGCGGCTGCGACACCCGCGGGGACTTGAACTGAAGCAGCGGGCGGCCGTCGGGTTCCTTGGCCTGTTCCCAGCCCTCGGTGGCGGGCCGCACCTGCGTCTTCCGTGCCTGCAGCTGGGCCTTGGAGGTGCCAACCGGCTTGGACGGGTTTGCGGGGGAAGTATCGAGGGAAGTCATCCCTTCCATTTTTGCATGCATCCGGATTCTCTGCTTCTCTTAGCCAACTTGCCATGCAGCTGAAACACCGTTGAAACGGCACGCCCCTAGATTGAAGGAAATTCCCGTTCCGGAGCACCTTCAGCAGGAGGCCCCATGCTTGCCGACCAGCCACCGCACCTCACCATCCGCGAAGTGCCCTGGAGCAACCCTGTGGGCGCTGACTTGCGCGCCGCCCAGCAGGCAGAACTGAACAGCCGCTTTGGAACATCCACACCCGAGCCGGCGCCGCCCACCGCCGAAGACGTGGCCGTTTTCCTCGTTGCGTATGAGAAGAGCTCCGGCCAGCCGCTTGGCTGCGGCGGGTTGCGGCGGCTGAACGACTCAACGGCTGAAATCAAACGGATCTACGTACTTCCCTACGCCCGGGGATCCGGGGTGGCCACCGCCGTGCTGACCGCCCTGGAGTACCGGGCCCGGGCCGCCGGATACGCAGTCATCACCGCCGAATCCGGGTCGGCCCAGCCCGATGGGCAGCGCTTTTACCGGCACGGCGGCTACACCGTGGTGCCCAACTTCGGCCCCTACGCCGAGGTGGCGGACTCGGTATGCTTCGCGAAGACCATCGGCCCGGGCGTCAGGCCGCCGGTCCCTCCGGCTTCGGCCCCCGGGGGCAGGCTCGGCTGAGGCTTAACCGGGGCCCCCGGGTCAGGATGATCGGCTGCCTCACCCCCCGCCCAACCTCAGTAGTCGACGCGGTTCTCCGCGGCGGTCCAGGCCTCAAACGGGGTGGTCGCCGAAACCTCGTCCGCAGCACCCTGCACCACTTGGAGCGAGCGCTCCGCAACCGGCGTCTCAAAGTACTCGTAGAACACTGCGTCATCGAAGCCGGCGCGGGCCGCGTCATGCCGGTCCGCAGCGAAAACCACGCGGTCCACCCGGGCCCAGAGTGAGGATGCCAGGCACATGGGGCAGGGTTCGCAGCTGGTGTACAGCACGGCGCCGCTGAGGTCGTGCGTTCCGGTGCCGGCACCTGCCGCGCGGATGGCCGTCACTTCGGCGTGC
Proteins encoded:
- the pdhA gene encoding pyruvate dehydrogenase (acetyl-transferring) E1 component subunit alpha, coding for MDLKDLAVRAEADSSRLPEDEAGNAGRGSLDREAAPEMVQMLSPEGELLLHGPYGAYAAELGAEELRGLYRDMFTIRRFDQEATALQRQGELVMWVPMTGQEGAQIGSGRALQPQDYVFPTYREHGVALTRGLELSSLLRRFRGVSHGGWNPAEANFHLYTLVLAAQVPHAVGYAMGMARDRKMDPQLPEAATVAYFGDGASSEGDVHEAMVFAASYDAPVVFFCQNNHWAISVPTEVQSRIPLANRAKGYGFPGIRVDGNDVIAVRAVTSWALEHARSGKGPVLIEAFTYRMSAHTTADDPTKYRLSADEEAWISRDPLSRLEKHLRAAGLADDEFFEGLEADGQAMADKLREDVLGMSSPGFADAFTDVYAEAHPLIQEELEFHRRYEAGFADPEEPTE
- a CDS encoding VOC family protein; translated protein: MTGFPQLLHTVLDTTDVRALAEFYRRLLGLRYRPGDEPAPEDAPDDVDWLVLTDAHGNRKLAFQHVEQLGRTTWPRPDVPMQMHLDLTVPDRQALEDQHSRAMALGAELLFDRTDDPDEPLYVYADPAGHPFCIFVA
- a CDS encoding GNAT family N-acetyltransferase, yielding MLADQPPHLTIREVPWSNPVGADLRAAQQAELNSRFGTSTPEPAPPTAEDVAVFLVAYEKSSGQPLGCGGLRRLNDSTAEIKRIYVLPYARGSGVATAVLTALEYRARAAGYAVITAESGSAQPDGQRFYRHGGYTVVPNFGPYAEVADSVCFAKTIGPGVRPPVPPASAPGGRLG
- a CDS encoding histidinol-phosphate transaminase, with protein sequence MTTTEKDTNAADVRAPEIRPRTVMGKLPRYTAGKPPAVIDGLQSYKLSSNENSFPPLPAVLEALGNRQDINRYPDPLSTALRTELSAFLDVPAEDIVTGAGSLGALNQILATFAGQDEYGVPDEVIYPWRSFEAYPISVGLSGADSVQVPLRADGTHDLEAMAAVVTSRTRVILLCTPNNPTGPALTSVQVEDFLAKVPSDVLVVIDEAYEDFVRDPDAVNGIDMYRRHPNVVVLRTFSKGAGLAGLRVGYSVSHPPVTQYLRVAAVPFAVSQLAETAAVASLRHHGELVERIQGLVQERTRVVDGLRELGWRIPDAQGNFVWLELGEDTPGFAALAEQQALAVRAFGSEGIRVTIGEDEANTRFLALCATYTKGPRVS
- the rlmN gene encoding 23S rRNA (adenine(2503)-C(2))-methyltransferase RlmN, producing MTSLDTSPANPSKPVGTSKAQLQARKTQVRPATEGWEQAKEPDGRPLLQFKSPRVSQPPVHLADLTLPERQAKLKELGLPAFRAKQLSVHYFQHYTTDPEAMSDLPKERRDDLVKEMFPTLLTEVKRLTTDNGDTIKFLWRLFDGSLVESVLMRYPGRITLCVSSQCGCGMNCPFCATGQAGLTRNMSTAEILDQIVQANRVIKEGGLGGKRRDGGHDAERVTNIVFMGMGEPLANYKRVMNAVHRMAAEVPEGLGMSARNITVSTVGLVPAINKLAEENIPVTFALSLHAPDDELRDELIPVNSRWKVDEALDAAYNYYRVTGRRVSIEYALIKDMNDHPWRADLLAKKLNARGRGWVHVNPIPLNPTPGSIWTSPEPHVTREFINHLIDAGIPTTLRDTRGKEIDGACGQLAAAD
- a CDS encoding nucleoside deaminase — protein: MSMTTNDAQYLARAINLATANVAAGGGPFGAIVVTADGSVFEGVNRVTANNDPTAHAEVTAIRAAGAGTGTHDLSGAVLYTSCEPCPMCLASSLWARVDRVVFAADRHDAARAGFDDAVFYEYFETPVAERSLQVVQGAADEVSATTPFEAWTAAENRVDY
- a CDS encoding phage holin family protein, with the protein product MRFLIQIIINALALYVAAWLLPGITIIETGGAVTGSPTVDLVLAFLFIGLLFGIVNALIRPIVKLLALPLTILTLGLFTIIINAGMLMLTSWLSSYTPVDFSVDSFFWTAILASIIISLVSMVAGALTGTRR
- the purB gene encoding adenylosuccinate lyase, translating into MAETAAPRVPLASVTPAIALGPLDGRYRGVTAPLVDYLSEAALNRDRTHVEVEWLIHLTSNSVLPGTSPLSEGQQAQLREIVTGFDGASITELAEIEQVTVHDVKAVEYYIGRRLAAIGIENLTALVHFGCTSEDVNNLSYALGVKGAVENVWLPAAHDLVDRITVMAEETRSVPMLSRTHGQPATPTTLGKELAVTAHRLTRQLRRIEKTEYLGKINGATGTYAAHYASVPDADWQQVARSFVEGLGLTWNPLTTQIESHDWQAELYADMARFNRILHNFCTDVWSYISIGYFKQIPVAGATGSSTMPHKVNPIRFENAEANLEISNGLLDTLASTLVTSRWQRDLTDSSSQRNIGVAFGHSVLAISNVAKGLERLDVADDVLAADLDTNWEVLGEAIQMVMRAEAIAGAPGMENPYERLKDLTRGHRVDAERMREFVTGLGLPAEAEARLLDLTPGKYIGIADSLVDHVTK